Proteins encoded together in one Yersinia mollaretii ATCC 43969 window:
- the glgA gene encoding glycogen synthase GlgA — MRVLHVCSELFPLLKTGGLADVVGALPAAQIAEGADVRVMLPAFPDLRRGIPDTVLVREIDTFAGRVSLRYGHYQGIGIYLIDAPGLYDRAGSPYHDQSLHAYSDNYRRFALLGWMACELACGLDGYWRPEVVHAHDWHAGLACAYLAARGRPARSVFTVHNLAYQGLFSGSHLAELQLPAAFLQMYGLEFYGQISYLKAGLFFADHVTTVSPTYAKEITQPAFGYGMEGLLQERASQGRLTGILNGVDGDIWNPQTDTLLHARYDAENLQKKAVNKVHLQTAMGLEVTDKRPIFAVVSRLTAQKGLDLVLEALPELLQLGGQLAVLGAGDAILQEEFLAAAADYSGQVGVQIGYHEAFSHRIIAGADVILVPSRFEPCGLTQLYGLKYGTLPLVRHTGGLADTVVDCALENLADGSASGFVFDECDAQALVRAIRRAFVLWSRPKHWRHVQRHAMGLDFGWQVAAAEYLSLYRRL, encoded by the coding sequence ATGCGGGTACTACACGTATGTTCTGAGCTATTTCCTTTGCTAAAAACAGGGGGATTGGCTGACGTTGTTGGTGCTTTACCTGCCGCCCAAATTGCTGAGGGGGCGGATGTGCGGGTCATGCTGCCCGCCTTCCCTGACTTGCGTCGCGGCATACCGGATACGGTGTTAGTGAGGGAGATTGATACCTTTGCGGGTCGGGTTTCATTACGTTACGGCCACTATCAGGGCATTGGTATCTATCTGATTGATGCCCCCGGTCTCTATGATCGCGCGGGCAGCCCCTATCACGATCAGTCGTTACATGCTTATTCCGATAACTATCGCCGCTTTGCCTTGCTGGGATGGATGGCTTGTGAGTTGGCTTGCGGACTGGATGGCTACTGGCGTCCGGAGGTGGTACATGCCCACGATTGGCACGCCGGATTAGCCTGCGCTTATCTGGCGGCACGTGGCCGCCCGGCACGCTCGGTCTTTACCGTCCATAATTTAGCCTACCAAGGGCTATTTTCAGGAAGTCACTTGGCTGAGTTACAACTGCCTGCGGCATTTTTACAAATGTATGGGCTAGAGTTCTACGGCCAAATCTCCTATCTGAAGGCGGGGCTGTTCTTTGCTGATCATGTCACGACGGTCAGCCCGACCTATGCCAAGGAGATTACCCAGCCAGCGTTTGGCTATGGGATGGAAGGATTATTGCAAGAGCGTGCCAGTCAGGGGAGATTGACGGGGATACTCAACGGGGTAGACGGTGATATTTGGAACCCACAAACCGACACCCTACTGCATGCCCGTTATGACGCGGAGAACCTGCAAAAGAAAGCGGTGAACAAGGTGCATCTGCAAACCGCCATGGGGTTGGAGGTGACGGACAAGCGACCTATTTTTGCCGTGGTCAGCCGATTGACCGCGCAAAAAGGGTTGGATTTAGTGCTGGAAGCTCTACCCGAATTACTGCAATTAGGGGGGCAACTGGCGGTTCTTGGGGCAGGGGATGCGATTCTACAAGAGGAATTTTTGGCGGCCGCAGCAGACTACTCCGGTCAGGTTGGGGTGCAAATTGGTTATCATGAGGCATTTTCTCACCGAATCATTGCCGGTGCGGATGTGATTCTGGTGCCGAGCCGTTTTGAACCCTGTGGACTCACGCAATTGTATGGTTTGAAATATGGCACTTTGCCACTGGTCCGGCACACGGGCGGGCTGGCAGATACCGTGGTGGATTGTGCGCTGGAAAATCTGGCAGATGGCAGCGCCTCGGGATTTGTGTTTGATGAATGCGATGCGCAGGCATTGGTACGGGCAATACGCCGTGCTTTTGTATTGTGGAGCCGACCAAAACATTGGCGTCATGTCCAGCGCCATGCCATGGGGTTGGACTTTGGTTGGCAAGTCGCAGCGGCAGAGTATCTGTCACTTTATCGGCGTCTTTAG
- the glgC gene encoding glucose-1-phosphate adenylyltransferase, translated as MVKFENKDPLMLARQLPNKTVALILAGGRGSRLKDLTATRAKPAVHFGGKFRIIDFALSNCLNSGIRRIGVITQYQSHTLVQHIQRGWSFLNEEMNEFVDLLPAQQRLSTEQWYKGTADAVYQNLDIIRRYDAEYIVILAGDHIYKMDYSRMLIDHVEKESDCTVACIPVPISEASEFGVMEVADDFQVTAFYEKPANPPAMPGRPDMALASMGIYIFNADYLFKLLEEDRHTPGSTHDFGKDLIPKITAQKAAWAHPFDLSCVTSNADLPPYWRDVGTLDAYWRANLDLASVTPELDMYDRAWPIRTHMEPLPPAKFVQDRSGSHGMTMNSLVSGGCIVSGSVVVHSVLFPRVRVNSFCTIDSTLLLPDVNVGRSCRLRRCIIDRACQIPEGMVIGENADEDSARFYRSEGGVVLVTRAMLAKLAAK; from the coding sequence ATGGTTAAATTCGAAAATAAAGACCCGTTGATGTTGGCCAGACAATTACCGAATAAAACGGTGGCGCTGATTTTAGCGGGCGGTCGTGGTTCGCGGCTGAAAGATTTGACCGCCACCCGCGCCAAGCCTGCGGTCCATTTTGGCGGCAAGTTTCGCATCATCGACTTTGCGCTCTCTAACTGCCTGAACTCCGGCATCCGCCGCATTGGCGTCATTACCCAGTATCAGTCCCATACTCTGGTCCAGCATATTCAGCGCGGTTGGTCATTTCTCAATGAGGAGATGAACGAGTTTGTGGATCTCCTGCCTGCCCAGCAGCGCCTCAGCACAGAGCAGTGGTACAAAGGCACGGCGGATGCGGTTTATCAGAATCTGGATATTATTCGCCGCTATGATGCGGAATATATTGTCATTCTGGCGGGTGATCATATCTACAAGATGGATTACTCGCGCATGCTAATAGACCATGTGGAGAAAGAGTCTGATTGTACTGTCGCCTGTATTCCGGTCCCAATTAGCGAGGCCAGTGAATTTGGGGTGATGGAGGTGGCTGACGATTTTCAGGTGACCGCTTTTTATGAAAAACCCGCCAACCCGCCCGCCATGCCGGGTCGACCGGATATGGCGCTGGCGAGCATGGGGATCTATATTTTCAATGCCGATTATCTGTTTAAGTTATTGGAAGAAGATCGGCACACCCCCGGCTCGACCCATGATTTCGGCAAAGATTTAATCCCGAAAATCACCGCGCAAAAAGCCGCGTGGGCGCATCCGTTTGATCTCTCCTGTGTGACCTCCAATGCGGATCTGCCCCCTTACTGGCGTGATGTCGGAACACTGGACGCCTATTGGCGGGCCAACCTCGATCTGGCTTCGGTCACCCCTGAGCTGGATATGTATGACCGCGCCTGGCCGATCCGAACCCATATGGAACCCTTGCCGCCCGCCAAATTTGTGCAAGACCGCTCTGGCAGTCACGGCATGACCATGAACTCGCTGGTCTCTGGCGGCTGTATTGTCTCCGGCTCGGTGGTGGTGCATTCGGTGCTGTTCCCTCGGGTGCGAGTGAACTCATTCTGTACCATTGACTCCACCCTGCTGCTGCCGGATGTCAATGTCGGGCGATCGTGCCGCTTACGCCGCTGCATTATTGACCGGGCCTGCCAGATTCCTGAGGGGATGGTGATTGGGGAGAACGCCGATGAAGACAGCGCGCGTTTTTACCGCTCTGAAGGTGGCGTGGTGTTAGTGACGCGGGCGATGCTCGCCAAGTTAGCGGCCAAATAG
- the glgX gene encoding glycogen debranching protein GlgX produces the protein MTCLTQGFPTPIGAHFDGAGINFTLFSAHAEQVELCLFDDDNQELRIPLPARTGDIWHGYLPGGKPGQRYGYRVSGPFEPQQGHRFNPHKLLIDPCAHALDHKVGDDPRLSGGVNQPDERDSAAAVPKCIVVHEEYDWQGDRSPTIPWGNTVIYEAHVRGLTRLHPDIPADLRGTYAGLAHPAMINYLKKLGITTLELLPVQFHVDEPRLQKMGLSNYWGYNVLAPYAVDPDYASGREGVSPLKEFRDAVKALHKAGIEVILDVVFNHSAELDVFGPTLCQRGIDNASYYWLTPEGEYDNMTGCGNALRLNHPYVMQWVIECLRYWVDCCHVDGFRFDLGTVLGRTPAFDQHAPLFAALAADERLSACKMIAEPWDIGLGGYQLGQFPTGFSEWNDQYRDVMRRFWLRDDLPRGLFAQHFAASSALFEQRARLPSASINQITAHDGFTLLDLLCFNQKHNQINGEENRDGSDNNLSNNFGSEGLVADEAIWQRRKSCQRALLATLLLSQGTPMLLAGDEQGHSQQGNNNAYCQNNILTWLDWGSADKTLTAFTAELIRLRQQIPALIKDAWWQEGDGNVQWLDSQGQVLSGAAWEQGSQKQLQILLSQRWLVVINATDQPCDMHLPAGEWEGVPPFGPSEHEGPLTVWNGAAHDICVLVQKS, from the coding sequence ATGACCTGTCTGACTCAAGGATTCCCGACCCCAATAGGTGCCCATTTTGATGGGGCGGGGATAAATTTCACCTTGTTTTCCGCTCATGCTGAGCAGGTAGAGCTGTGCCTGTTTGATGATGATAATCAGGAGCTGCGGATTCCTTTACCCGCCCGCACCGGGGATATTTGGCATGGCTACCTCCCCGGAGGAAAACCGGGGCAGCGCTACGGTTATCGGGTCAGCGGGCCATTTGAGCCGCAGCAGGGCCATCGTTTTAATCCGCATAAATTACTGATAGACCCCTGCGCCCACGCGCTAGATCACAAAGTGGGTGATGATCCGCGTTTAAGTGGTGGGGTCAATCAACCTGACGAGCGGGACAGTGCTGCTGCCGTGCCGAAATGCATTGTGGTGCATGAAGAATATGATTGGCAGGGGGATCGATCCCCCACGATTCCGTGGGGCAATACGGTGATTTATGAAGCCCATGTCCGTGGCTTAACCCGGCTGCATCCCGATATTCCCGCTGATCTGCGCGGGACTTATGCCGGTCTGGCCCACCCCGCCATGATTAACTATCTGAAAAAACTAGGCATTACCACCTTAGAACTGCTGCCGGTGCAATTCCATGTCGATGAGCCACGGTTGCAGAAAATGGGGCTGAGTAATTACTGGGGCTACAACGTGCTGGCCCCTTATGCGGTCGATCCTGATTACGCCTCGGGTCGTGAGGGCGTTTCTCCGCTCAAAGAGTTCCGCGATGCCGTCAAAGCCCTGCACAAAGCGGGTATCGAAGTGATTCTCGACGTGGTGTTCAACCACTCGGCTGAATTGGACGTTTTCGGCCCCACCTTGTGTCAGCGCGGTATCGACAACGCCAGCTACTACTGGCTCACCCCTGAAGGTGAGTACGACAACATGACCGGCTGCGGCAATGCGCTGCGCCTAAATCACCCCTATGTGATGCAGTGGGTTATCGAGTGCCTGCGCTATTGGGTCGATTGCTGCCATGTTGACGGTTTTCGTTTTGATTTGGGAACGGTGCTGGGTCGTACTCCCGCTTTTGACCAACACGCGCCCCTGTTTGCCGCTTTAGCCGCCGATGAACGGCTCAGCGCCTGCAAAATGATTGCGGAGCCTTGGGATATCGGCTTGGGCGGTTATCAATTGGGCCAATTCCCCACCGGTTTTAGCGAGTGGAATGACCAATATCGCGATGTGATGCGCCGTTTTTGGTTACGGGATGATCTGCCGCGAGGGCTGTTTGCCCAGCATTTTGCCGCCTCCAGTGCGCTGTTCGAACAGCGGGCGCGCTTGCCCTCCGCCAGCATCAATCAAATTACCGCCCATGATGGTTTTACCTTGCTGGATTTGCTCTGTTTTAACCAAAAGCACAATCAAATCAATGGTGAAGAGAACCGTGATGGCAGTGATAACAACCTCAGCAATAATTTTGGCAGTGAAGGGTTGGTGGCTGACGAGGCTATCTGGCAACGGCGTAAATCGTGCCAGCGGGCTTTACTGGCCACCTTGTTATTGTCGCAGGGGACGCCGATGCTGCTGGCGGGTGATGAGCAGGGTCATAGCCAGCAAGGTAACAATAATGCGTATTGCCAAAACAACATCCTCACTTGGCTCGATTGGGGCAGTGCGGATAAAACATTAACGGCATTTACCGCTGAGCTTATTCGGCTACGCCAGCAAATTCCGGCCCTGATTAAAGATGCATGGTGGCAGGAGGGGGATGGCAATGTGCAGTGGTTGGATAGTCAGGGGCAAGTGTTGAGTGGTGCGGCTTGGGAGCAGGGTAGCCAAAAACAGCTGCAAATCTTGCTGTCACAGCGCTGGCTGGTGGTGATTAACGCCACTGACCAACCGTGTGACATGCACTTACCTGCGGGAGAGTGGGAGGGGGTTCCTCCTTTTGGGCCATCAGAGCATGAGGGGCCATTAACCGTATGGAATGGGGCTGCGCATGACATTTGCGTGCTCGTACAGAAATCTTAA
- the glpE gene encoding thiosulfate sulfurtransferase GlpE gives MEQFETISVEQAYTRLKENNAVLVDIRDPQSYEAGHAPSAFHLTNSSLHTFMQQTDFEQPVMVMCYHGNSSKGAAQYLLQQGFEAVYSIDGGFEAWTRSYPQEVVSAC, from the coding sequence ATGGAACAGTTTGAAACAATCAGTGTTGAGCAGGCGTACACCCGTTTGAAAGAAAATAACGCGGTACTCGTCGATATTCGTGACCCACAAAGTTACGAAGCAGGCCATGCGCCTAGCGCATTCCACTTGACCAATAGCAGCCTGCATACCTTTATGCAGCAAACTGATTTTGAGCAGCCGGTGATGGTGATGTGCTACCACGGCAACAGCAGCAAAGGCGCGGCGCAGTATTTGCTCCAGCAAGGTTTTGAAGCGGTTTACAGTATTGACGGTGGCTTTGAAGCTTGGACCAGAAGTTATCCACAAGAGGTGGTGAGCGCTTGTTAG
- the glgP gene encoding glycogen phosphorylase, translating into MTSPFSYTSPIVSVDALKHSIAYKLMFIVGKDPTIATQHDWLNATLFTVRDRMVERWLRSNRAQLSQDVRQVYYLSMEFLLGRTLSNALLSMGIYEDLEQALDEMGLNLSELLQEENDPGLGNGGLGRLAACFLDSLATLALPGRGYGIRYEYGMFSQKIVNGQQMESPDNWLEYGNAWEFPRHNTRYKVRFGGRIQQEGSKTRWLETEEILACAYDQIIPGFDTDATNTLRLWSAQASNEINLGKFNQGDYFAAVEDKNHSENVSRVLYPDDSTYSGRELRLRQEYFLVSATVQDILNRHWTMHQTFDNLADKIAIHLNDTHPVLSIPEMMRLLIDEHKFSWMDAWDVVQQVFSYTNHTLMTEALETWPIDMIGKILPRHLQIIFDINDHFLKLVQEQYPNEPELLPRVSIIDENHGRQVRMAWLAVIASHKVNGVSALHSELMVQSLFADFARIFPNRFCNKTNGVTPRRWLALANRPLAAVLDDSIGHNWRTDLSQLSELEKNLDYPSFLRALQKAKLENKKRLAIYIAQKLNIVVDPTALFDVQIKRIHEYKRQLLNVLHVITRYNRILDAPDEKWVPRVVIFAGKAASAYYNAKQIIRLINDVAKVINNDPRINNLLKVVFIPNYSVSLAQLIIPAADLSEQISLAGTEASGTSNMKFALNGALTIGTLDGANVEMREHVGEDNIFIFGNTTEQVEELRNSGYNPRKYYDEDPELHLALTQIATGVFSPEEPQRYTSLFDSLVNLGDHYQLLADYRSYVDTQDKVDALYQRPDEWTQKTLLNIANMGYFSSDRTIQEYADEIWGIKPIRL; encoded by the coding sequence ATGACATCACCGTTCAGTTATACCTCTCCCATTGTCAGTGTGGATGCACTGAAGCACTCCATTGCCTATAAACTGATGTTTATTGTTGGCAAAGACCCCACCATTGCGACTCAGCACGATTGGCTGAACGCGACGCTATTTACGGTTCGTGACCGCATGGTGGAGCGCTGGCTGCGCTCTAACCGCGCACAGCTATCACAAGATGTCCGGCAGGTTTATTATCTGTCGATGGAATTTTTATTGGGCAGAACGCTCTCTAACGCACTGTTATCAATGGGGATTTATGAAGATCTCGAACAGGCGTTGGATGAGATGGGCCTCAATTTGTCCGAGCTGTTACAAGAAGAGAATGACCCCGGTTTAGGGAATGGCGGGCTGGGTCGTCTGGCGGCCTGCTTCCTAGACTCGCTAGCCACACTGGCGCTGCCGGGGCGCGGTTACGGCATTCGCTACGAATATGGCATGTTCAGCCAGAAAATAGTCAACGGCCAACAGATGGAGTCGCCGGATAACTGGCTAGAGTACGGCAATGCTTGGGAGTTCCCACGGCACAATACCCGCTATAAAGTGCGGTTTGGTGGGCGTATTCAGCAAGAGGGCAGTAAAACTCGCTGGCTGGAGACAGAAGAGATCCTCGCCTGTGCGTATGATCAAATCATTCCCGGTTTTGATACTGATGCCACCAATACACTGCGTTTATGGTCTGCGCAGGCCAGTAATGAGATCAATCTGGGGAAATTCAATCAAGGCGATTACTTCGCGGCGGTTGAAGATAAAAACCATTCAGAAAACGTATCGCGGGTGCTCTATCCCGATGACTCAACCTATTCCGGGCGCGAACTGCGTTTGCGGCAGGAGTACTTTTTAGTTTCAGCCACGGTGCAGGATATCCTCAATCGCCACTGGACCATGCACCAGACGTTCGACAATCTGGCCGACAAGATTGCCATTCACCTGAATGATACCCATCCAGTGCTTTCTATCCCTGAAATGATGCGTCTGTTGATCGACGAGCATAAATTTAGCTGGATGGATGCATGGGATGTGGTGCAGCAAGTTTTCTCCTACACCAACCACACATTAATGACTGAGGCGCTGGAAACTTGGCCAATCGATATGATCGGCAAAATCCTGCCACGGCATCTGCAAATTATCTTTGATATCAATGACCACTTCCTCAAGCTGGTGCAGGAGCAGTATCCGAACGAACCCGAACTGTTACCCCGCGTCTCGATCATTGACGAGAACCATGGCCGACAAGTGCGCATGGCTTGGCTGGCGGTGATTGCCAGCCATAAAGTGAATGGCGTCTCTGCCCTGCACTCTGAGCTGATGGTGCAGTCGCTGTTTGCTGATTTTGCCCGCATCTTCCCTAACCGCTTCTGCAATAAAACCAATGGCGTCACACCTCGGCGCTGGCTGGCGCTGGCTAACCGACCCTTGGCGGCAGTCTTGGATGACAGTATCGGCCATAACTGGCGCACTGATCTGAGCCAACTCAGTGAACTGGAAAAGAACCTCGATTACCCGAGTTTCTTGCGTGCGTTACAAAAAGCCAAGCTGGAGAATAAAAAACGGCTGGCGATCTATATTGCTCAAAAACTCAATATTGTCGTCGATCCGACGGCGCTGTTTGATGTCCAAATCAAGCGCATCCATGAGTACAAACGGCAATTATTGAATGTGCTGCATGTGATCACCCGCTACAACCGCATTCTCGACGCGCCCGACGAAAAATGGGTGCCACGGGTGGTGATTTTTGCCGGTAAAGCGGCTTCGGCCTATTACAATGCGAAGCAAATTATTCGTCTGATCAATGATGTGGCGAAAGTGATCAACAATGATCCAAGGATCAATAATCTGCTGAAAGTGGTGTTTATCCCGAACTACAGTGTCAGTTTGGCGCAGTTGATTATTCCGGCGGCGGATCTCTCTGAGCAAATTTCACTGGCGGGCACCGAGGCATCGGGGACCAGTAACATGAAGTTTGCGCTGAACGGGGCGCTGACCATTGGCACACTGGATGGGGCGAACGTCGAGATGCGCGAACATGTGGGCGAAGATAATATCTTTATCTTTGGCAACACCACCGAGCAGGTCGAGGAGCTGCGTAACAGTGGCTATAACCCACGGAAATATTACGATGAAGATCCAGAACTGCATCTGGCCCTGACGCAGATTGCTACTGGTGTCTTCAGCCCGGAGGAGCCTCAGCGCTACACCAGCTTGTTTGATTCGCTGGTTAATTTGGGTGATCACTATCAGTTGCTGGCAGATTATCGCAGCTATGTAGACACGCAGGATAAAGTCGATGCGCTTTATCAACGCCCTGATGAGTGGACGCAAAAAACCTTACTTAACATTGCCAATATGGGCTATTTCTCTTCAGATCGGACGATTCAAGAGTACGCCGATGAGATTTGGGGGATTAAACCCATCCGGCTGTAG
- the glpD gene encoding glycerol-3-phosphate dehydrogenase — METKDLIVIGGGINGAGIAADAAGRGLSVLLLEAQDLACATSSASSKLIHGGLRYLEHYEFRLVSEALAEREVLLRLAPHIAFPMRFRLPHQPHLRPAWMIRAGLFLYDHLGKRTTLPASKGLRFGPESVLKPELVRGFEYSDCWVDDARLVVLNAQEVVGRGGEVLTRTKVTRAWREQGLWMVEAVDVNTGKTFTWRAKGLVNATGPWVKQFFDDGLKLKSPYGIRLIKGSHIVVPRVHNQPQAYILQNEDNRIVFVIPWLDEYSIIGTTDVEYHGDPKEVKIDDQEIAYLLKVYNDHFKKQLDRDDIVWTYSGVRPLCDDESDAPQAVTRDYTLDVADENGKAPLLSVFGGKLTTYRKLAEHALEKLSAYYPNVGPAWTKTGALPGGDIGGNRDTYTVQLRHRYNWLPEALARRYTRTYGSHSELILANSTCIEELGEHFGHGLYEAELRYLVEKEWVVELDDAIWRRTKLGMTLDEAQKQRVAEWLAAEQGKKQQTLSLVS; from the coding sequence ATGGAAACCAAAGACTTGATCGTGATCGGTGGCGGCATTAATGGTGCCGGTATCGCTGCTGACGCTGCAGGGCGTGGCCTGTCCGTACTGCTGCTGGAAGCACAAGATTTGGCCTGTGCGACCTCTTCCGCCAGCTCCAAACTTATCCACGGTGGCCTGCGCTATCTGGAGCACTACGAATTCCGTTTGGTCAGTGAAGCGCTGGCCGAACGTGAGGTGCTGCTAAGACTGGCCCCCCATATCGCCTTCCCAATGCGCTTCCGCCTGCCACATCAGCCCCATTTGCGCCCAGCTTGGATGATTCGCGCGGGCCTGTTCCTGTACGACCATTTGGGTAAACGCACCACCTTACCTGCCAGTAAAGGGTTGCGGTTTGGGCCAGAGTCAGTATTGAAACCCGAACTGGTGCGCGGTTTCGAATATTCCGACTGCTGGGTCGATGATGCCCGCCTGGTGGTACTGAATGCGCAGGAAGTGGTCGGGCGTGGCGGTGAAGTTTTAACCCGCACCAAAGTGACCCGCGCATGGCGCGAGCAAGGTTTATGGATGGTTGAAGCCGTGGACGTCAATACCGGCAAAACCTTTACTTGGCGCGCCAAAGGTTTGGTGAATGCCACTGGCCCATGGGTGAAACAGTTCTTCGACGATGGCCTGAAACTCAAATCGCCTTATGGTATCCGCTTGATCAAAGGTAGCCATATTGTGGTTCCACGGGTTCATAACCAGCCGCAAGCCTATATTCTGCAAAACGAAGATAATCGCATTGTTTTTGTCATTCCTTGGTTGGATGAATACTCCATCATCGGCACCACTGACGTGGAATATCACGGCGATCCAAAAGAGGTGAAAATTGACGATCAGGAAATTGCTTATCTGCTGAAAGTCTATAACGACCACTTTAAGAAGCAGTTGGACCGCGACGATATCGTCTGGACTTACTCCGGTGTCCGCCCGTTGTGTGACGACGAATCCGATGCGCCGCAAGCCGTGACCCGCGATTACACACTGGATGTGGCTGACGAAAATGGCAAAGCGCCGCTGCTGTCAGTCTTCGGCGGCAAGCTGACTACCTATCGCAAACTAGCAGAGCACGCGCTGGAAAAACTCTCCGCTTACTATCCGAATGTTGGCCCAGCGTGGACCAAAACTGGCGCACTGCCGGGTGGCGATATTGGCGGCAACCGTGATACCTACACCGTGCAGTTGCGCCACCGTTATAACTGGCTACCTGAAGCGCTGGCCCGCCGCTATACCCGCACTTATGGTAGCCATAGCGAGCTGATTTTGGCTAATTCAACGTGTATTGAAGAGTTAGGTGAACACTTCGGCCATGGCTTGTACGAAGCTGAATTGCGCTATTTGGTCGAGAAAGAGTGGGTAGTCGAGCTGGATGATGCCATCTGGCGTCGCACCAAGCTGGGTATGACCTTGGATGAAGCACAAAAACAGCGTGTCGCTGAATGGTTAGCCGCAGAACAGGGCAAGAAACAGCAGACACTCTCGCTGGTTTCCTGA
- the glpG gene encoding rhomboid family intramembrane serine protease GlpG, with protein sequence MIRVIAISNLRLAQAFVDYMATRNVALEVRPDTQGAEIWLADDEQLSLVQQELEQFLLDPLNPRYQAASWESGNLHSHLSYQRFSYLQTLRSQAGPLTLSVMMLCIAIYILMQIFGDNTVMSWLAWPRDESQYLQIWRWISPAFLHFSLLHILFNLMWWWYLGGQMEKRLGTGKLLVLTIVSALFSGWGQSLFSGVNFGGLSGVVYALMGYVWLTGERAPERGISLPRGLMAFSVLWLVAGYFDMLGLSIANAAHVSGLIIGLLMAFWDTRSSVRTAQ encoded by the coding sequence ATGATTCGTGTGATAGCAATATCTAATCTACGTTTGGCGCAGGCCTTTGTTGATTACATGGCCACCCGCAATGTGGCACTGGAAGTCCGGCCAGATACTCAGGGTGCTGAGATCTGGTTAGCCGATGATGAGCAACTATCGCTGGTGCAGCAGGAGCTGGAGCAGTTTTTGCTCGATCCGCTGAATCCGCGCTATCAAGCGGCGAGCTGGGAGTCGGGTAATTTGCACTCTCACTTATCCTATCAGCGCTTTTCCTACCTCCAGACACTGCGCAGTCAGGCTGGGCCGCTGACCCTCAGTGTCATGATGCTGTGCATCGCCATCTATATACTGATGCAGATTTTCGGCGATAACACGGTGATGTCTTGGCTCGCTTGGCCCCGCGATGAGAGCCAATATCTGCAAATCTGGCGTTGGATCAGCCCTGCCTTCCTGCACTTTTCACTGCTGCATATCCTGTTTAACTTGATGTGGTGGTGGTATCTGGGTGGGCAGATGGAAAAACGACTTGGCACCGGTAAATTGCTGGTATTAACTATCGTTTCGGCCTTATTCAGTGGCTGGGGGCAATCGCTGTTTAGCGGCGTGAACTTTGGTGGTCTTTCCGGCGTGGTCTATGCCTTAATGGGCTATGTCTGGCTGACTGGCGAGCGCGCACCCGAACGCGGTATCTCGCTCCCCCGTGGCTTGATGGCTTTTTCTGTTCTCTGGCTGGTTGCCGGATATTTCGATATGTTAGGTTTGTCGATTGCCAATGCCGCTCATGTCTCAGGTTTGATTATTGGGCTATTAATGGCATTCTGGGATACGCGCAGCAGCGTAAGAACCGCACAATAA
- a CDS encoding DeoR/GlpR family transcriptional regulator, which yields MKQTQRHDAIIELVRQQGYVSTEELVEHFTVSPQTIRRDLNDLADQNKIHRHHGGAALPSSSVNAAYNDRKVMWSEEKARIAQRVASQIPDGATLFIDIGTTPEAVAHALMNHKGLRVVTNNLNVATLLTAKEDFRLILAGGEVRTRDGGIIGEATLDFISQFRLDYGILGISGIDMDGSLLEFDYHEVRTKRAIIENSRCVMLVTDHSKFGRNAMVNLGNMNLIDYLFTDQMPPASVMKIIEQHDVQLELC from the coding sequence GTGAAGCAAACGCAGCGGCATGATGCGATTATTGAATTGGTTCGCCAACAAGGCTACGTCAGTACTGAAGAGTTAGTGGAGCATTTTACCGTTAGCCCACAAACCATCCGCCGCGATTTGAATGATTTGGCGGACCAAAACAAGATTCACCGTCATCATGGTGGAGCAGCACTGCCGTCCAGTTCGGTTAACGCCGCTTATAATGATCGCAAAGTGATGTGGTCTGAAGAAAAGGCCCGTATTGCACAACGTGTTGCCAGTCAGATCCCCGATGGGGCGACACTGTTTATCGATATCGGCACTACGCCAGAAGCGGTTGCACACGCCCTGATGAACCATAAAGGTCTGCGGGTGGTGACGAACAATCTTAACGTAGCCACCTTGTTGACCGCCAAAGAGGATTTCCGCCTAATTTTGGCCGGCGGTGAAGTCCGCACCCGCGACGGTGGGATTATTGGCGAAGCCACACTGGATTTCATCTCCCAGTTCCGTCTGGATTACGGCATCCTCGGTATCAGCGGCATCGATATGGACGGCTCACTGTTAGAGTTTGATTACCATGAAGTGCGCACTAAACGGGCGATTATCGAAAACTCCCGTTGTGTGATGCTAGTGACCGACCACTCCAAGTTTGGCCGTAACGCGATGGTGAATTTGGGGAACATGAATTTGATTGATTATCTGTTTACGGATCAGATGCCGCCCGCCAGTGTGATGAAGATTATTGAGCAGCATGATGTTCAACTGGAGCTTTGTTAA